Proteins found in one Canis lupus baileyi chromosome 18, mCanLup2.hap1, whole genome shotgun sequence genomic segment:
- the LOC140609578 gene encoding olfactory receptor 2T1, which yields MEMHNTSSTDFTFMGLFNRKDISGLLFLIISIIFFTALMANGVMIFLIRTDSRLHTPMYFLLSHLSFIDMMYISTIVPKMLVDYLLGQRTISFMGCTAQHFLYLTLVGAEFFLLGLMAYDRYVAICNPLRYPVLMSRQVCWMIIAGSWFGGSLDGFLLTPITMSFPFCNSREINHFFCEAPAVLKLACADTALYETVMYVCCVLMLLIPFSVVISSYARILTTVHHMSSVEGRKKAFATCSSHITVVTLFYGAAMYTYMLPHSYHRPAQDKVFSVFYTILTPMLNPLIYSLRNKDVTGALKKALARFKGTQRVAGEVF from the coding sequence ATGGAGATGCACAACACATCCTCTACGGACTTCACCTTCATGGGGCTGTTCAACAGGAAGGACATCTCCGgccttctttttctcattatctCTATCATCTTTTTCACTGCACTGATGGCCAACGGAGTCATGATCTTCCTGATTCGCACCGATTCACGACTTCACACACCCATGTACTTCTTGCTCAGCCACCTCTCCTTCATTGACATGATGTACATCTCCACCATTGTGCCAAAGATGCTGGTTGATTACCTACTTggtcaaagaaccatctcctttATGGGGTGCACAGCTCAGCACTTCCTCTACCTCACCCTGGTGGGAGCTGAGTTCTTTCTGCTGGGCCTCATGGCCTATGATCGTtatgtggccatctgcaaccCTCTTCGCTATCCTGTTCTTATGAGCCGCCAGGTCTGTTGGATGATCATAGCAGGTTCCTGGTTTGGGGGCTCTTTGGATGGCTTTCTTCTAACTCCTATCACCATGAGCTTTCCTTTCTGCAACTCGCGAGAGATTAATCATTTCTTCTGTGAGGCACCTGCAGTCTTGAAGTTGGCATGTGCAGACACAGCCCTCTATGAGACAGTAATGTATGTGTGCTGTGTTCTGATGCTGCTGATTCCTTTCTCTGTGGTGATTTCTTCCTATGCTCGAATTCTGACCACAGTCCACCACATGAGTTCagtggaagggaggaaaaaggcATTTGCCACCTGCTCATCTCACATAACAGTGGTGACCTTGTTCTATGGGGCTGCCATGTACACCTACATGCTGCCACACTCTTACCACAGGCCAGCCCAGGACAAAGTCTTTTCTGTGTTCTACACAATCCTTACACCAATGCTAAATCCACTCATCTACAGTCTGAGGAACAAGGATGTGACTGGAGCTCTGAAAAAAGCATTGGCCAGGTTCAAGGGTACACAAAGGGTGGCAGGAGAAGTGTTTTGA
- the LOC140609387 gene encoding olfactory receptor 2T6-like: protein MDGDNQTSSSDFILTGLFTHSAISVFLFSIICAIFFMAMIANGVMIFLIHIDSHLHTPMYFLLSHLSFIDMMYISTIVPKMLIDYLVGKGTISFIACTAQYFLYMGFVGAEFFLLGLMAYDRYVAICNPLRYPVLMSHQVCWMILASSWLGGALDSFLLTPITMSLPFCSSHKINHFFCEGPTMLRLACGDKAAYEMVMYICCVMMLLIPFSVVIASYAQILITVHQIKSDEGKKKAFATCSSHIMVVTLFYGAALYTYMLPQSYHTPIKDKVFSAFYTILTPLLNPLIYSLRNTDVTEAFKRILARCQGAPGVTRREF, encoded by the coding sequence ATGGATGGAGACAATCAAACCTCTTCCAGTGACTTCATCCTCACAGGGCTCTTCACTCACAGTGCAATCTCAGTCTTCCTTTTCAGCATCATCTGTGCCATCTTCTTCATGGCCATGATTGCTAATGGTGTCATGATCTTCCTGATCCATATAGACTCtcacctccacacccccatgtaTTTCCTGCTCAGTCATCTCTCTTTTATTGACATGATGTACATCTCTACCATTGTGCCCAAGATGCTGATCGATTATCTCGTGGGCAAGGGGACTATCTCCTTCATTGCCTGTACAGCCCAGTACTTTCTCTACATGGGCTTTGTGGGGGCTGAGTTTTTCCTGTTGGGACTCATGGcttatgaccgctatgtggccatctgcaaccCCCTTCGCTATCCTGTCCTTATGAGCCACCAGGTCTGTTGGATGATCTTGGCCAGCTCTTGGTTAGGTGGTGCTTTGGACAGCTTTCTCCTCACCCCTATCACCATGAGTCTCCCATTCTGCAGTTCCCACAAGATCAATCACTTCTTCTGTGAAGGACCCACCATGCTAAGGCTGGCATGCGGTGACAAAGCTGCCTATGAAATGGTCATGTACATTTGCTGTGTCATGATGTTGCTGATCCCCTTCTCTGTGGTGATTGCTTCCTATGCTCAGATTCTCATCACGGTGCACCAGATAAAGtcagatgaaggaaagaagaaggctTTTGCTACCTGTTCATCACACATAATGGTGGTGACATTGTTTTATGGGGCTGCCCTATACACATATATGCTTCCCCAATCCTACCACACACCAATCAAAGACAAAGTCTTCTCTGCTTTTTACACCATTCTCACTCCTTTGTTAAATCCTCTCATCTACAGCTTGAGGAACACAGATGTAACTGaagcttttaaaagaattttggcAAGATGTCAAGGAGCTCCTGGTGTGACAAGGAGAGAATTCTGA